The DNA segment ttgagggacctaaaagcaccgttaatgacgtgtttagggcgacgtcgacagtttaccattcgatccacaggatcgggtcGGCTTCTTGCGAGTAGTGCAGTTttgaatattcattttattcacGTACATACACACAATACATAacataacattattaaaaaaaactgacaaaacCTCGCTCCTCACTTCCCTTAAAAAACAAAGGGAAAAATTGGGTAACCGTTTTGTGCcgaaatttttttcaatttaatttttttttttttttttttattgcttagatcggtggacgagctcacagcccacctggtgttaagtggttactggagcccatagacatccacaacgtaaatgcgccacccaccttgagatacaagttctaaggtctcatgtatagttacaacggctgccccacccttcaaaccgaaacgcattactgcttcacggcagaaataggcagggtggtggtacccacccgcgcggactcacaagaggtcctaccaccagtaattacgcaaattataattttgcgggtttcatttttattacacgatgttattccttcaccgtggaagtcaatcgtgaacatttgttgagtacgtatttcattagaaaaattggtacccgcctgcgggattcgaacaccgatgcatcgcttcaacacgaatgcaccggacgtcttatccgttaggccacgacgacttcaaaacttaaaTTTGTTCAAGCgtgtagtaataaaaaaattcttagtGTTTGGACAAGATTTTAGAACCCTGAAATTTGACGCCTTTTGGAATGGCAGAATTAAGCACAATGAAGTCTAGTCTCACATCCGATTGGTCACTTTCAGAATAAATACATTTCCTAACATAAATGATTTTGGTTTCCTTTTGAAGACCATTTTCTGTATAAAAAgcatgtttttataaaaaaaattactattatatttctatttgaACAAAAAAGGTACATCTTTAAatggataataaaaaaaattaccaaatttaaatgaatcatttattttctttttttttgcagtCTCTCCTTCCAATGTTAACAATCTGCAGGCACATGGAGATCGAATTACACATCATACCATTTTTCGTCGTTCTTGGTGAAAATTTGCTGGGACTGTTGAACCAAACTAAATAGTCGCCTTATAAGATGCACTGTCAAGACACGAGTGAACTGAGCTGTCGCCGAACAGGGAGATTGAATGGGTCTTCGTGACCACAGCAAACATAAATTGTTACACCGATGCAGTGGATTAGATTCATGCGTCATGCAAGTCACATAAGACTTGCATGACGCAATCTAACCCAGTATGAAGCAACTGTGGCAAATTAAGACAGCAGCTTCCACAGCCTCTTCCAGTTAACCAACAAATGGACACCAGTACCTTGGCCTATtgtttacaattatattttagaacAGAAAAGGGGTTCATGTATTGATAAGatcacatttttattaatagacACAGGTGGTAATTCCATTCTATTTTAGTGTTTACTTGTTGGCCACTCATAGAGTATGAGCAGAGCAGTACTTCTTACCAATCTAATATGAAGATAGCAATTATTGCATACTAAATTTATTGTGTGTTAGGAAGAGTTGTCTATTTCAATACgtaaattttccttttttaattttcctatTCTATCTCTGAGGTCATCATTTTTCTTCTTTGAAGTTATAAACTTACGCAAGTCACTGTGCTTCTGAGGACTGTTATTTGTGTCTAATCTTGACCAAACGCTACTTGCACTTTTTGTTTGATCGTTAATTTTCTGCACTTGACTCCTAAAATTATATCCAAAATTTCCAGAAACTTCATCACTTGAATTACTATCATTAGAGTACTCTAGCCTCTCACCTAACCGTAACTGAACACTTGATTTGGGTTCTGATGTATGATACTTAAATTTATCTGATAGTTTTGATGCTTCCCTTTTTATGTAATTACCCTTAGAATTTGCTACTTGTATAGATAATGGAGAAAATTCATTTATGCTTTCTAATCTACATTTGATTAGACGACGActcttttcttgttttttttcttcatcatCAGCATGCATCCTCATCCTCGGTACCTTTGATTTAGCTTTCCATTCTGAATCTGAATTGTCATATTCAGAATCAACAGAGCTTTTTGTTTCACAGACTCTCTTTCCAAGCCTGGATGCTAATCTACTACTTTTAACTGGTCTATTTACATAATTATCCTCTTCATCACTGTTATCTGCCTTCTCATTTCTAGATTGCTGGTATTGAAAAACTTCTTGATGATCATATACACCCCACGATTTACACAAATCACCCCAAGGATTTTTTAATGCTGAATCAATTCTATTTTTAACTTGCCTGCCTTGTCTCCTATTTGTCAATTTTTTATCACTATTAGTAGCATATCTTATCaaaatcatttcatttttaGGATGATGAACACCTTGCCTCCAATGATGATTTTTATCAGAAATCACAGCTGACAAATTACCATCTTTGATTTCATGAGAATGAGCTAGTAATGCTAATGCTGCTGAAATATGGTCTTGACAAACCACATTGCCTGAAAAAATATGAGTAACTTTATtagttattaacattttttacattcaTAACATTAACAGTGATactttttattgtccttatagGCAGACAAACACATGGACCACTTAATGATGAGTAGTTACTTTTTCTCATAGACTTCAGCTATGCCAGGGAAACAGCCAAGCTACTGCCAAgcctataaattttataaagatGTATCCATATATGTTTGCACAAAAACCATTTTCACCAGCAGAAGAACCAGCTTATTTGGGCCTATAGCAAGCTTACTTGGTAGCCACTTGACAGTGTCAATGCTGAGGTCCATGATCATGAGTACCACTCACCATTAAGTCGATCATAGTCTCTGAAAGATGCTTTATAGAAACTGAAATACATGTATTACATTCTAAGTGAatcttgtgtttttaaataatttttacttatttaacttTGCCTACTGATTCAGATGTTGGCCTATTGTGGTAGAATATTGGTAATATGcccaatttggaacgccttgtggtgaccggtaaaatagagggaaaaaggcctaggggtagaggtcccaaacgatggtcggaccaaatagcagAGGAACTGGgaatacctatcagcgacgcactccaccgggctgcagggcgggatcgatggagacagttggttgacgaaatcggacggagtcacgatcctcagcagtgaggaaccgatcgaagagaagAAAGCCCATAGTACCCAGAACCTCTCTtgtgaaataaattacaattaatctGATTTCAACacatttttatactttaactttgatgtaaaaaaaatttgcgattgCTTAGGCTTTGAGGAGGCATAGGCTTCCCCCAAACTGAATGTAGTCCTACAGTGACTTCTGTGGGCTGACACTGTCTCAATAAAATTGTGGTTTAAGATTTTTTACTTTGTGAGATTACAGCAACCAATTACAGAAAATcactttttattagtaattaatttccattaataaaatttcatgaatTTTATGTAACAATTATACCTACATGATGTGTCATCAATCCATTCCAATGAAAGTGGTTTATAATCTTCTAAGTATTGAAATATTTCCTTTGTTGTCAGCCCATCCACTCCATTTAAATGAATGGTATCAAAACGTATGTGCCTTTCATTGCCACTTTGTATACCACAATTTTCATAAAGTTCATCTATTTGCTTCTGAGTTATTGTATGTGTTCCAGTTAGATTGAGGCCAAATCTTTTAGCTCTTTCATCTAGTTTTGCAGCATcaactttttcaagcttctgcACTACAAGGCCATTTTTTTCAGCTTTGAAaaccttaaataaaattaaaatataatactttGTGTTTATTaactacataaaaaaacatgcccAAATTACAGTAGGTACATAAAGTTTGTTGCGTCACAcatcattataaaatatgtattcggTGTCATATTGTGATCAGAATCGCAACAATCAATTCTAATTATGTATCTATTGACATTTCATCCTCATGTTTTAGTTAAAGAGcacattttcaataaataacaatgCAATTATCATAAAAACAACTCACACGTCCAGTGAGCTgcttataattaaacaattaataccTATTTTATATTGACATTTGTAGAGATTAACTAAATTAATATCTACCATAGTACAATCATCATGCGTTGCTTGAAATGGGTCGTCGACGTCCATGTCATCTATAATCATCGAATTATCATCACTCATCTCGCCATCTTCTCGTTCCATTTTTTTCTGTCACTTCTTTAaacttagaaaataaaattcactTGCTTTTGCTCAAATctaaaaactgtttaaaattttacaatttcacAGTTTTCGCTTCAAGCATagatcatagataatacacataatatttatGATATGGGTATGGGCCATGGAATGGATGGATATTAAgtaaaaggcttattacacttgactgaatttagtcgactgaataCGGAAGCTTAGATTCTGATTACAGTTCTAaattcagttactgaatcaattgTCAGTTTAAGCGTGACGAAGTTGGACGTGTCGTGTGTGTACGAGGATGGCCCCAGTATTGTcttgacaacaaaaaaaaagttttttgtttttgttttatgtttcaatttctcaaaataaaaaaaataaaaacaagaatatcggtgaacaaatatttattgctgcgcggaatgttagcaaatatgaacattatgagTAATTTAGAACCAGCAGACTTCAGAAATTATCTACGAATGGATTCGAGATCGTTAAACCTAATATTAAACCTTGTGACATAGTTTCTTCAAAAGCAGTATACTATCCTACGATACTACGATAGTCTATTATATATCTAAATTATATAACTATTACACATCTAATCCTACGATAGTATAAGTCCAAAATAAATATTGgttgtaacattaagatttcttgcaacaggaaattcgtatcaagatttaaaatttacaccTGAAACATGTCgaactatttttaaatgtttggcatattaaataaaagtgaCCGAAATTAATACTTCTTATTCGgaagtaaaaaacaaattaaaacgtCCTTACGGACGGAGAGCTATGGGACAACTGAAATCATTAAGTAACTAAATGCGATTACACCTTCCTAAATGCGTTTCTAATTAGGTTTCTAAATGATTTAGTCAGtcagaaaccatccttgctGCTAAATTCAGTAGACTAACTTACTTAATGCTATTACACTTCACTTAATTCAGTAGcgactgaattcagtcgactaCATTCAGAcaagtgtaataagcctttaaTAAGGGGGACATAGCATTTGTTGTGGTAGTAGTCATAGACAATACACTTAGTAGTTCCATTTTCCAACAAAAAAGGCGAAGGTATCACTCTATATAGCCTAATATTTCATacactcgtggtaggacctcatgtgagtccgcacgggtaggtaacaccaccccgcctatttctgccgtgtagcagtaatgcgtttcggtttgaagggtgcggtagccgttgtaactatactgagtccttagaacttatatctcaaggtgggtggcgcatttacattgcagatgtctatgggctccagtaaccacttaacaccaggtgggctgtgagctcgtccacccacataagcaataaaaaaaaaaaaaaaatctattttaaatgaaaaaaatatggagtgaaaaatgatattatggatgAAATGAGGTGAAGTTGATTTATTCGAATTTATGATAAATTAGGATTAAATCAAATGAATCCAGATGAGATGGGATTTAATAGTCTCCGTAAAACGGTGGTTATTTACACAGACTTTAGTGGTCTTTTTGGCAGAAGTCGTCTTCGCTGCATTCGTATCTACCCATGtatcagtgttcgaatcccgcaaccaagtaccaattttcctaatgaaatacgtaatttaacaaatgttcacgattgacttccacggtgaaggaagtgGGCCACGAGTTTGTCCATCTGTTTAAGCGGATGCTCGCAAAAGGgaaaaaataccccgattttgaaacattatttattggtgctccgcttgtattggtcttagcgtgatgttatataccctatagctttcctcaataaatgagctatctgacactgaaagcatttttcaaatcggacctgagattagcgcgttcaatcaaacaaacaaacaaactcttcagccttataatattaatatagatgtatatagattatactcccagacaaagagcaaacctACTGCGCAAGTCTGATGATAATCTGGCcaacagcgcgaaagagaaggctgaccttttggtcaaactcttcgcctcgaacttgCGTATGGATGACGGGGGAGTCACGCCACCGAACATCCCTGAGTGTGGTAGCTCTCTACCGGAGATCTGcatcacacagtgtgcagtcaggcgggagctccggcTCCTggatgtccataagtcgagtgggccagattgcatccccgcagaggttctgaaaacgtgcgcctctgagctgacacctgccctaacgcgtttgtatcacTTCTCTTAAGGTgttaacagggttccgtcttcatagAAGACTACCCATGTCAACCCTATCCTATGAACGGActcatcgagctataggcctatcgtgATAActttgctttccaaggtgatggagcgaataacaAATACGCAACTCCTAAAGTAttttgaggatcgccagctgatcagtgacctaCATTACGGTtgccgtcacggtcgctcagctggcgatcttcctgtataccttactcaggtgggctgaagccttggagagcaagggcgaggctatCGCTGTAAatcttgatatcgcgaaggccttcgacagggtctggtatactgcacttctgtcgaagctaccatcttacgaaATCCCATAgcgactctgcaagtggatcgctagcttttgaCGGGCGGAGCGTCACAGTCGTTCTAGAcgattgctatgcggatgacagcaagggggatgcgcgatatatcggccaccagtctttctcggagcgtggtgcagggGAGGTGATCAACACTtttgtctgaagtggagaagctctctggggcgagtctccgagtggggtaaattaaatttaatccaaTTCAACCCGtcgaagacacaagtttgcgcgttctctgcgaagaaggacccctttgttaTGGTGCCACAATTCCAACGAGTATCCCTACAATGTTccaagagtattgggatacttggggtcgatatttcgagcgatgtccaatttcggagtcatttggaggaCAAAGCCAAGTTGGCATCAAAAATGCTggaagtcctcaacagagcgaagcggtacttcacacctggacaaagacttttgcttcaTAAAGTACAGGTCTAGCGTGGAGTACTGTTACCACCTCTgagccggggctcccaaatagcaactacttccatttgactccatatagaagagggccgttcggattgttgataatccccataatcccattctcacggatcgtttggaatctctgggtctgcggagggacttcggttccctctgtattttgtaccgtatgttcgacatggggagtgctctgaggaattgtttgagatgataccatcatctcgtttttaccatcgcaccgcccaacACCAGAGTAGAGAATTCGTCCACAGTGCattttcagatattttttttgctacgtaccatccggctttggaatgagttgAATGGAATGAATTCTTCAACCgtgcaatatttattatttattgaactaTTTGTTTGGACGAAGTCATGTCGGCCATAATTTGAGTTTTCTTTACAGTAAGGGGCAATAAGGGGCAGTAAGGGCAAGAGCATAGAATATACTCTCGaatatattaaatgtataatcTAGGGAATATACACTTGTGCCGCGCCATTAtagaaacgaaacgaaaatggCGTTTAAgtacctgcactgacagatggtagggtcaacaaataaaaagaaagatagaaagaaaaagttgtttattgtaaaaaaatataaaaaaccaaTTGAGAATGTACTTTACTTTATGCGCTGGCAGAGGGGAGGTGTCTCATTTGGGATGCAACTTACGTAGACACTTTTGCTGCCAGTAATCTATGTCGCACAACTCGAAAGTGGAAAAACTCGAAGTCAACAACAAAGtcagaactgatatttttttgcatgcagtacgcgccatgtgcgactaaagacagcaatagtttagagtaagagcgcatgatcgccgccgccattttaaattagtttctttattggcgcggcttttAGGGTCCGTAACGGGTCTGAAGTAAAAATATGCAAAATATTTCATGTTATATTGGAAATGTATTCAgtggtattgtttttttttttattattgctttgatgtgtggacgagctcacagcccacctggtgttaagtggttactggagcccatagacatctacaacgtaaatgcgccacacaccttgagatttagttctaaggtctcagtatagtcacaacggctgccccacccttcaaaccgaaacgcattactgcttcacggcagaaataggcggggcggtggtacctacccgtgcggacttacaagaggtcctaccaccagtaatttaattATACTATTAGTTCAAACACTTATTTATTCAaggtttattgaaataaaaattaacatttagtGAACAATAAGTaccttgtaataataataagactaAACAAAATATGACTTTTCCCTGCAAGTAAAACATAGTGCCCAACGGTTATTTATTAGAGGCAGAGATTTATCGATATCATACCTATGACTGTATTGATTGAAACCATGTGTGTTATACCACTCTATATATCTATAACACCCATACCCTCGAGTACTAATGGAACAAGGTAAAACTTAAGGTATGCTTACTCAACAGCTTAACTGGATAGATTAAgctaaaatttgtatatttacaaATCAGTTATGACATCcattacaaaatgaaaacaacATAGTGTATCCTAATGCCATTTACTTACATGCACTTTACAGTATTCAATTTCTTAAATGCtgattaatacttttaaatacaaattgaaaAATCTATTTCATTGTTgtcgttttttgtttgtttgtta comes from the Bombyx mori chromosome 10, ASM3026992v2 genome and includes:
- the LOC101745195 gene encoding nuclear cap-binding protein subunit 3; this encodes MEREDGEMSDDNSMIIDDMDVDDPFQATHDDCTMVFKAEKNGLVVQKLEKVDAAKLDERAKRFGLNLTGTHTITQKQIDELYENCGIQSGNERHIRFDTIHLNGVDGLTTKEIFQYLEDYKPLSLEWIDDTSCNVVCQDHISAALALLAHSHEIKDGNLSAVISDKNHHWRQGVHHPKNEMILIRYATNSDKKLTNRRQGRQVKNRIDSALKNPWGDLCKSWGVYDHQEVFQYQQSRNEKADNSDEEDNYVNRPVKSSRLASRLGKRVCETKSSVDSEYDNSDSEWKAKSKVPRMRMHADDEEKKQEKSRRLIKCRLESINEFSPLSIQVANSKGNYIKREASKLSDKFKYHTSEPKSSVQLRLGERLEYSNDSNSSDEVSGNFGYNFRSQVQKINDQTKSASSVWSRLDTNNSPQKHSDLRKFITSKKKNDDLRDRIGKLKKENLRIEIDNSS